The Tigriopus californicus strain San Diego chromosome 5, Tcal_SD_v2.1, whole genome shotgun sequence genome includes a region encoding these proteins:
- the LOC131881090 gene encoding zwei Ig domain protein zig-4-like isoform X1, whose translation MKTYLSCLPILILGSVIVVHSYPFRHGGSSTQYQPSGNAIFSNLGKFGTKHQLQLRKRGGSSGKSALKIGDAPPKLIEARQHGKIVLECSASGTPAPRINWYKDGKPLVNEYPQHSLSEGDYGEFSLESLGETRSLINIDCVSEQDAGLYECVAHTNDKKTSVGTDVHVVSFEPNGCLPRHLMNFKSTPPRIFQWMNTYLQTMGNDARLLCRAEGQHQTMWYDPMGEVVDTQSGKFKILDNGDLIIHDLSFTEMGLFKCIVKNENGEDTKETFVYPHLVNPEQEGASLF comes from the exons ATGAAAACCTACTTATCGTGCTTACCCATATTGATCCTCGGTTCAGTGATAGTAGTCCATAGCTATCCCTTCCGCCACGGAGGCTCGAGTACCCAGTACCAACCCAGTGGTAATGCTATCTTCAGCAATTTGGGCAAATTCGGaac CAAACATCAGCTTCAA CTGAGGAAGAGAGGCGGCAGTTCGGGAAAGAGTGCCTTGAAGATCGGAGACGCTCCTCCCAAACTGATTGAAGCCCGTCAACATGGCAAGATCGTCCTTGAATGTTCCGCCAGTGGAACCCCCGCGCCAAGAATCAACTGGTATAAGGACGGCAAGCCGTTGGTTAATGAG TATCCCCAACATTCGTTAAGCGAGGGTGATTACGGCGAGTTCTCCCTGGAATCTCTGGGCGAAACGCGGTCTTTGATCAATATCGATTGCGTATCTGAACAAGATGCTGGCCTTTATGAGTGCGTAGCTCACACCAATGACAAGAAAACTTCGGTGGGCACCGATGTGCATGTCGTTA GTTTTGAGCCCAATGGTTGCCTCCCTCGTCATTTGATGAACTTCAAATCTACCCCACCCCGGATCTTCCAATGGATGAACACTTATCTCCAGACCATGGGAAATGATGCTCGACTACTTTGCCGTGCTGAAGGTCAACACCAAACTATGTGGTACGATCCCATGGGTGAGGTTGTGGACACTCAATCTGGAAAGTTCAAG ATCTTGGACAATGGTGATTTGATCATCCACGACTTGAGCTTCACCGAGATGGGCTTGTTCAAGTGTATTGTCAAGAACGAGAATGGCGAAGACACGAAAGAGACCTTCGTGTATCCTCATCTGGTAAAT CCGGAGCAAGAAGGCGCGAGTCTTTTTTAA
- the LOC131881090 gene encoding zwei Ig domain protein zig-4-like isoform X2 has translation MKTYLSCLPILILGSVIVVHSYPFRHGGSSTQYQPSGNAIFSNLGKFGTKHQLQLRKRGGSSGKSALKIGDAPPKLIEARQHGKIVLECSASGTPAPRINWYKDGKPLVNEYPQHSLSEGDYGEFSLESLGETRSLINIDCVSEQDAGLYECVAHTNDKKTSVGTDVHVVSFEPNGCLPRHLMNFKSTPPRIFQWMNTYLQTMGNDARLLCRAEGQHQTMWYDPMGEVVDTQSGKFKILDNGDLIIHDLSFTEMGLFKCIVKNENGEDTKETFVYPHLPEQEGASLF, from the exons ATGAAAACCTACTTATCGTGCTTACCCATATTGATCCTCGGTTCAGTGATAGTAGTCCATAGCTATCCCTTCCGCCACGGAGGCTCGAGTACCCAGTACCAACCCAGTGGTAATGCTATCTTCAGCAATTTGGGCAAATTCGGaac CAAACATCAGCTTCAA CTGAGGAAGAGAGGCGGCAGTTCGGGAAAGAGTGCCTTGAAGATCGGAGACGCTCCTCCCAAACTGATTGAAGCCCGTCAACATGGCAAGATCGTCCTTGAATGTTCCGCCAGTGGAACCCCCGCGCCAAGAATCAACTGGTATAAGGACGGCAAGCCGTTGGTTAATGAG TATCCCCAACATTCGTTAAGCGAGGGTGATTACGGCGAGTTCTCCCTGGAATCTCTGGGCGAAACGCGGTCTTTGATCAATATCGATTGCGTATCTGAACAAGATGCTGGCCTTTATGAGTGCGTAGCTCACACCAATGACAAGAAAACTTCGGTGGGCACCGATGTGCATGTCGTTA GTTTTGAGCCCAATGGTTGCCTCCCTCGTCATTTGATGAACTTCAAATCTACCCCACCCCGGATCTTCCAATGGATGAACACTTATCTCCAGACCATGGGAAATGATGCTCGACTACTTTGCCGTGCTGAAGGTCAACACCAAACTATGTGGTACGATCCCATGGGTGAGGTTGTGGACACTCAATCTGGAAAGTTCAAG ATCTTGGACAATGGTGATTTGATCATCCACGACTTGAGCTTCACCGAGATGGGCTTGTTCAAGTGTATTGTCAAGAACGAGAATGGCGAAGACACGAAAGAGACCTTCGTGTATCCTCATCTG CCGGAGCAAGAAGGCGCGAGTCTTTTTTAA